The bacterium genome has a window encoding:
- a CDS encoding RimK family alpha-L-glutamate ligase: MNIAILSRAPRSYSTRRLREAAQARGHAVRVLDTLRFSIFVEAERPRLFYGGRPLPPIDAVIPRIGASITFFGNAVVRQFEQMGVFTLTPAVGIAMSRDKLRALQVLSRHDIGIPPSAFVRDRADVLAAIARVGGAPVIVKLLEGTQGIGVVLADSEALAEAIVHMLQVSRQNVLIQKFVAESKGKDIRAIVVGGRVVAAMRRRAQGQEFRSNLHRGARAEPVALDETYERAAVKAARILGLRVAGVDILEGAEGPQVLEVNSSPGLGGIEQATGVDVAGAILEHLEEQMHLPEVDLRQQLSLGQGYSVAELPKTADSPLANKTLREMHLADMEVLVLSIRRAGILLPAPRGATTILPGDRLVCYGKRQIMKELIPPAPAPKGGGAPAV; encoded by the coding sequence ATGAACATCGCCATTCTCTCTCGCGCGCCGCGCTCCTATAGCACCCGCCGCCTGCGCGAGGCCGCCCAGGCCCGCGGCCACGCTGTGCGCGTGCTCGACACCCTGCGCTTCTCGATCTTCGTCGAGGCCGAGCGGCCGCGCCTCTTCTACGGCGGCCGCCCGCTGCCGCCGATCGACGCCGTGATCCCGCGCATCGGCGCTTCGATCACCTTCTTCGGCAACGCGGTCGTGCGGCAGTTCGAGCAGATGGGCGTCTTCACGCTCACGCCCGCCGTCGGCATCGCGATGTCGCGCGACAAGCTGCGCGCTCTGCAGGTGCTCAGCCGCCACGACATCGGCATCCCGCCCTCGGCCTTCGTGCGCGACAGGGCCGACGTGCTGGCCGCCATCGCGCGCGTCGGCGGCGCGCCAGTGATCGTCAAGCTGCTCGAGGGCACCCAGGGCATCGGCGTCGTGCTCGCCGACTCGGAGGCGCTGGCCGAGGCGATCGTCCACATGCTCCAGGTGAGCCGGCAGAACGTGCTGATCCAGAAGTTCGTCGCCGAGAGCAAGGGCAAGGACATCCGCGCGATCGTGGTCGGCGGGCGCGTGGTGGCGGCGATGCGGCGGCGCGCGCAGGGGCAGGAGTTCCGCAGCAACCTGCACCGCGGCGCCAGGGCCGAGCCGGTCGCGCTCGACGAGACCTACGAGCGCGCCGCCGTGAAGGCCGCGCGCATCCTCGGCCTGCGCGTGGCGGGCGTGGACATCCTCGAAGGGGCCGAAGGGCCGCAGGTGCTGGAGGTGAACTCCTCGCCCGGACTCGGCGGCATCGAGCAGGCGACCGGCGTGGACGTCGCGGGCGCCATTCTTGAGCACCTCGAGGAGCAGATGCACCTGCCCGAGGTCGACCTGCGCCAGCAACTCTCGCTTGGCCAGGGCTACTCGGTGGCCGAGCTACCGAAAACCGCAGACTCCCCGCTCGCCAACAAGACCCTGCGCGAGATGCACCTCGCGGACATGGAGGTGCTCGTGCTCTCGATCCGCCGCGCGGGGATCCTCCTGCCCGCGCCGCGCGGCGCAACGACGATCCTGCCCGGAGATCGCCTGGTCTGCTACGGCAAGCGGCAGATCATGAAGGAGCTGATCCCGCCGGCGCCCGCGCCGAAGGGCGGCGGCGCACCGGCGGTCTAG
- a CDS encoding ferritin, producing the protein MLSQEMEAALTEQVNREFYSAYLYLAMSGWFAERNLTGFAHWMRLQFQEEQMHALRFFDYVVGRGGKPALKAIAAAPSDWATPLAVFEFTLAHEREVTTSINRLVDLAIKLSDHASNAHLQWFVNEQVEEEASVEAVVQQLRLVGDSGHALFLIDRELGQRPASAPATAEGA; encoded by the coding sequence ATGTTGAGCCAGGAGATGGAAGCCGCTCTGACCGAGCAGGTGAACAGGGAGTTCTACTCGGCCTACCTCTACCTCGCCATGTCCGGCTGGTTCGCCGAGCGCAATCTGACCGGCTTCGCCCACTGGATGCGCCTGCAGTTCCAGGAGGAGCAGATGCACGCCCTGCGCTTCTTCGACTACGTCGTCGGCCGCGGCGGCAAGCCGGCGCTGAAGGCCATCGCCGCGGCGCCCAGCGACTGGGCGACTCCGCTGGCCGTCTTCGAGTTCACGCTCGCGCACGAGCGCGAGGTGACGACTTCCATCAATCGCCTCGTCGATCTGGCGATCAAGCTCTCCGACCACGCGAGCAATGCCCACCTGCAATGGTTCGTCAATGAGCAGGTGGAGGAGGAGGCCTCGGTCGAGGCGGTCGTTCAGCAGCTGCGCCTGGTGGGCGACTCGGGCCACGCGCTCTTCCTGATCGATCGCGAACTGGGCCAGCGGCCGGCGTCGGCGCCCGCAACGGCGGAGGGCGCCTAG
- the ppk2 gene encoding polyphosphate kinase 2, with protein sequence MGKRSAEERDARTALIEREDAERALPALSEEFYAAELYRLQIELVKLQEWIKARGLRVVVIFEGRDAAGKGGVITRFIEVLNPRTCRVVALGVPTERERSQWYFQRYVAHLPAAGEMVLLDRSWYNRAGVERVMGFCDEEAVQEFYRSCPEFERMLVRAGIVVLKYWFSISDEEQEKRFRDRAKDPVKRWKLSPMDLESRHRWEAYSRAKDEMFAHTDIKQAPWYVVRADDKKRARLNTVHHLLSLFPYEDLTPAPIELPKRAKSKGYVRPPMADQSFVPEVY encoded by the coding sequence ATGGGCAAGCGCAGTGCAGAGGAGCGGGACGCGCGGACGGCGCTGATCGAGCGCGAGGACGCCGAGCGGGCGCTACCCGCCCTCAGCGAGGAGTTCTACGCCGCCGAGCTGTACCGCCTGCAGATCGAGCTCGTGAAGCTGCAGGAGTGGATCAAGGCGCGGGGCCTGCGCGTGGTCGTCATCTTCGAGGGCCGCGACGCCGCTGGCAAGGGCGGCGTCATCACGCGCTTCATCGAGGTGCTCAATCCGCGCACCTGCCGCGTGGTCGCCCTCGGCGTGCCCACCGAGCGCGAGCGCTCGCAGTGGTACTTCCAGCGCTACGTCGCCCATCTGCCCGCCGCCGGCGAGATGGTGCTCCTGGACCGCTCCTGGTACAACCGCGCCGGCGTCGAGCGCGTGATGGGCTTCTGCGACGAGGAGGCGGTGCAGGAGTTCTACCGCAGCTGCCCCGAGTTCGAGCGCATGCTCGTGCGCGCGGGCATCGTCGTCCTCAAGTACTGGTTCTCGATCAGCGACGAGGAGCAGGAGAAGCGCTTCCGCGACCGCGCCAAGGACCCGGTCAAGCGCTGGAAGCTCAGCCCGATGGACCTCGAGTCCCGACACCGCTGGGAGGCCTACTCGCGCGCCAAGGACGAGATGTTCGCCCACACGGACATCAAGCAGGCGCCCTGGTACGTCGTGCGCGCGGACGACAAGAAGCGCGCGCGCTTGAACACCGTCCATCACCTGCTGAGCCTGTTCCCCTACGAGGATCTCACCCCGGCTCCGATCGAGCTACCCAAGCGCGCCAAGAGCAAGGGCTATGTGCGGCCGCCGATGGCGGACCAGTCCTTCGTGCCCGAGGTCTACTAG
- the sixA gene encoding phosphohistidine phosphatase SixA yields the protein MELLLMRHGIAIDREDPDCPPEEQRQLTPEGEARTREVAQGLRSLGLKPELVASSPLLRALQTAQIAAAVLGHRGEIEEWPELAYWVDPERVLERLDGLPARQVLLVGHRPHLDLLLAAALGDPEAPFTVLKKAGVALLDWQPEGGELRWLLTPAILRRLRGAD from the coding sequence GTGGAACTGCTGCTCATGCGACACGGCATCGCCATCGACCGCGAGGATCCGGACTGCCCGCCCGAGGAGCAACGCCAGCTGACTCCCGAGGGCGAGGCGCGCACCCGCGAGGTGGCCCAGGGCCTGCGCAGCCTCGGCCTGAAGCCGGAGCTGGTCGCCAGCAGCCCCCTCCTGCGCGCCCTGCAAACTGCTCAGATCGCGGCGGCAGTCCTGGGCCACAGGGGCGAGATCGAGGAGTGGCCGGAGCTGGCCTACTGGGTGGATCCCGAGCGCGTGCTGGAGCGCCTCGACGGATTGCCGGCGCGGCAGGTCCTGCTGGTCGGCCACCGCCCGCACCTCGACCTGCTGCTCGCCGCCGCGCTCGGAGATCCCGAAGCGCCCTTCACGGTTCTCAAGAAGGCCGGCGTGGCGCTGCTCGACTGGCAGCCCGAGGGCGGTGAGCTGCGCTGGCTGCTCACCCCGGCCATCCTGCGTCGCCTGCGGGGGGCCGATTAG
- a CDS encoding Hpt domain-containing protein yields the protein MPTALSARLAMLASALEPRAQARGLALKAAALPASLSLDPSAEAQAAAGLRALAEAVLARAGGGGELGLGAGVALCAGERRLRLLAADSLPGLSAPAQPAAFAYLAGEGPAPAGDPLGLGDLARRLPAGALDFLSRPEGSLIWLDLPLAAALAPSPALPGWSRRACLEPQDLLRRLGGDKRIAGIVIASFREVAPRQLAALAAACDEFGERQEAIRLAHSLKGASRNTGGLMLGEVAAAVEAALQQERLAEARACLPRLEWELARLDAAWGPRGG from the coding sequence ATGCCCACTGCGCTGAGCGCTCGCCTGGCCATGTTGGCAAGCGCCCTGGAGCCGCGCGCGCAGGCCCGTGGACTCGCGTTGAAGGCGGCGGCGCTGCCAGCCAGCCTGAGCCTCGACCCGAGCGCGGAGGCGCAGGCCGCCGCCGGTCTCCGCGCGCTGGCAGAGGCCGTCCTCGCCCGGGCGGGAGGTGGCGGCGAGCTCGGGCTCGGAGCGGGGGTCGCGCTCTGCGCCGGGGAGCGCCGCCTGCGCCTGCTGGCCGCGGACAGCCTGCCGGGCCTGTCCGCCCCGGCGCAGCCGGCGGCCTTCGCCTATCTCGCCGGTGAAGGGCCGGCGCCGGCTGGCGATCCCCTGGGGCTGGGCGACCTCGCGCGCCGCCTGCCCGCCGGCGCGCTCGACTTCCTCAGCCGCCCCGAGGGCAGCCTGATCTGGCTGGATCTCCCCCTCGCGGCGGCGCTCGCGCCCAGCCCGGCCCTCCCCGGCTGGTCCCGGCGAGCCTGCCTCGAGCCCCAGGACCTCCTGCGGCGCCTGGGGGGCGACAAGCGGATCGCCGGGATCGTCATTGCCAGCTTCCGGGAGGTCGCCCCCCGCCAGCTTGCCGCCCTCGCGGCGGCCTGCGACGAGTTCGGCGAGCGCCAGGAGGCGATCCGGCTCGCCCACAGCCTCAAGGGCGCCTCGCGCAACACCGGGGGGCTCATGCTGGGCGAGGTGGCGGCGGCCGTGGAAGCGGCTCTGCAGCAGGAGCGCCTCGCGGAAGCGCGAGCCTGCCTGCCCCGCCTCGAGTGGGAGCTGGCCCGACTCGACGCCGCCTGGGGCCCGCGAGGCGGCTGA